The DNA sequence GGATTGAAGGTTTCTACTTTTGCCAAAACCAAGGCTGGAAAATCTTCTCCCAAAACTTTGTTAAGTTTTACTAACGGCGTATTTCCAATTGTTTCAAGAATATTTTGTGCGTATTTCATAAGAGTTGTTATATTTTTATTTTCACTTTTATCATTTTTAAAATAAAATTTTGAATGATTTAAAGTGGTGTTTTTAACATTATTAATTTCGTAAAAATCGATAAGAAATTTACGAATTTGCAAAGATATAATTTTAAAAATTAATTGTATTTAATGGCTTTCACTGGAGAGATTTTACTAATCAAATAACTCGGAAGAACTAATGAGATTCCTGATACAATAAGAATTCCCACTGAGATTAATAAAATATGGAAGATGTTTATTTCAACAGGAACGACACTTAAATAGTAGTTTTCAGGATTTAAAGTAATAATGCCGAAATATTTTTGAATGAACAAAAATCCTAAACCAATTAAGTTTCCGACGATTAGACCCGGAATCATAATCAGCAAAGTGTAATTAATAAATATCGCTCGGATTTGTCCATTAGTAGCACCTAAGGTTTTTAACATTCCAATCGAGTTGGTTCGTTCGATAATTAAAATTAATAAAACCATGATGATGTTAATGATCACCACGACTAACATAATCGTAATAATTAGCGCAATATTGGTATCAAAAATCGCAATGAAATCCATGATTTGTGGATATTCATCGGTGGCTTTTACGGTGTAGTTTTTATAGCCAACGAGTTCGTCAATTTTGGGAGCGTCTTCATCAATATCATTAATGTTCTTCAGGAAAATGTCGATTCCACCAATTTCTGAATCTTTCATTCCCTGAATTTTCCGGGCGTGATTAATTCCACCGATGATAAAAACATCATCAATTAATTTAATGTCGGTTTTATATATCCCAACCACTTCAAATTTCCGGTAAAGCGGACTTTGATTTTCTTTTGAAAAAATCGCGACGATACTGTCTTTTATTCCAAGGTGAAGATCAGTGGCGATTTTTTGGGAGATAACAATTCCATTGTTAAAACCGTCTTCAGTAAGTACTGGTACATGACCTGCCACTAAAAACTTACGGAATCGGGCAGAGTCAAAATCTTTTCCAACTCCTTTAAAAATGATTCCGGCGAAATTATGTTCGTTCCTTAAAATTCCACTTACGGCAATATATTTTTGCGTGGAAGCGACATCTGGTAAGGCTTTTATCTTGTCGAGTTGAAGTCCGTCATTACTCAGAATGGAGGAATTATAAGAATTGTTGGATTGTTTTGATTTTACAGAAATGTGACCAGAGAAATCGGCCATTCTTTCTTTAATCGCTTTTTTGGAGCCGACTCCAGTAGAAACGGTGATGAGCGAAACAATAACTCCCAGAGCGACGGAAAGCCGACCAATAAAGACAATAACCCGTGAGAGATTATTTTTATTATCTTTGGAAAATGCAATTTTTTTAGAAAAATATACCGGAAAATTCAATCGTATGATTTTAAGCCTCAAAAATAAAGATTTACTTCTGATTGTGCTAATTTATTTTGGTTTTTGCCAAATGAGTTTTGCCCAAAATCTCGATACAAACTGTTTTAAAACGGGTGCAGACCGACCAGAATTGTATCTGCCTCTACTAAAAAACAAGACCATCGGAATCGTTACCAATCAAACCGGTTTGATGAAAGATAAAACGTTCCTGGTTGATTTCTTGGTTAAGAATAATATTAAAATACAATCTATTTTCGCACCTGAACATGGTTTCCGCGGAGATGCAGATGCAGGCGAACACGTGAAAAATGGTGTCGATACCAAAACAGGAATTCCGATTGTTTCTCTTTATGGATCCAATAAAAAACCAAAAGCTGAGCAGTTAAAAGGAATTGATATTGTTCTTTTTGATATTCAGGATGTTGGCGTGCGGTTCTATACTTATATTTCTACCTTGACTTATGTGATGGAAGCCGCTGCCGAAAATAATATCGAAGTAATTGTTCTCGACCGACCAAATCCGCAAGATGGATATATTGATGGACCAGTTTTAAAAAACCAATGGAAAAGTTTTGTCGGAATGCATAATATTCCCGTGGTTTATGGACTGACCATTGGTGAATATGGAAAAATGGTCAATGGAGAAAAATGGCTGGATAATGGAATTCAGACAAAATATACTTTGATTCCGATGCAAGGTTATCATAAGAAACAGCGTTATGAAATGTCTGATAAACCCTCACCGAATCTGCCAAATGATAAATCCATCAACCTTTATCCGAGTTTGTGTTTCTTTGAAGGAACGCAAGTTTCTGTCGGTCGTGGAACGAGTTTTCCTTTCCAAATTTATGGTTCTCCATGGACTAAAGATTTACCGTATCAGTTTACACCAAAACCGTCCGCCGGCGCAAAAGATCCTTTTTTAAACGGTAAATTATGTTACGGTGAAAACCTCTCAGAATATCCCGAAGATCTAAGAGCATTGAATTTAGACTGGATTTTGAAAGCATATAAAGACTATAAAAATCCACAACAGGATTTCTTTTTAAAGAATTTATTCTTTGATAAATTAGCGGGAACTGATGAATTGAGAAAGCAAATCATCGCTGGGAAATCTGCTGCTGAAATTAAAGATTCCTGGAAAAGTGATTTAGAGAATTTTCAGAAAATCAGAGCGAAATATGTGATGTATGAAGACTAAGTTTCAAGAGCCAAGTAAAAAGTAAAAAGAGCCAAGAAATACGGTGAATGGTCAATTGTGAATAGTGAATTCTCGACTTGTTTTTTAATCTAAAAAATCAGAAAATTTTTGCGAAGTTTAATTTTCTAAGGAAATCTTAATGCTCTTAATTCCTAAATGATTCTTAATGGTTTATTTTTCAATATTGTAATTTCTGCCTTAAAGTTCAGAATGAATTTTTAAATAGTTTTTAACAAAATAAATTCGTGTCCCGAAGTTTCGGGATGGCAAAATAATAAATTTCTAAAAACTCGCTTTCACCTGCATCGAGCCCATGTGAATCGTTCGCTCACCTGAATTTCTTCCTTCATAATTCAAATCAACTTGAATAAAGGAATTAATCGCCTGTTGTAGGAATACCGACCAAACCTGGTTTTTCCCGGGCTTCAAACCATCGAGCATTTGGTTGCCGACAATCGAAAAATTGTTTCCTGTAAAATTATTATTGATAAAAGAGAAATTGCCGCGAACAGAAGTTTTCCTCCAATCCCACTGCAAACTTCCGGTAAGGTCAAACGTCTTTAAAAACTCTTCGCCATCAATTCTCTTCTTCTGACGAAAAGCCGAAGAAAGTTCGGTCTGAATCGCTTCTGTAAATTTATAAGTCGCTTTTGGTTTTGTTTCCACATTTTGCAACTGATAATCCCGGCTGTTAAAAAGTTGCGATGCGTTTTTAATATCATGAATCGAATTCTCCCAATCGATCCGGAAATCTTTCCCAAACCAATGTCCGATATTCAGGAAATGAGAAACCTGCGTTCGCTCTTCATTACTAAAGTTGGCATTGATTAAATTATTGTTGGCTATGAAACGGTAATTTCCATTCCAGCCCGATTTGTCGGTCGGATTAAACTGTGCCGAGGCCAGAATGTTTTGATTTTTTAGAATTTGATCTTCATTTTTTTCGAACGGATTAAGTACGAAAACCTTTTCTTTTTTAAAATAAGAATTTTGAGAATTAATGGAAAGATTAAAATTCCATCTTTTCAGAAATTGATTTTCAGAATTGAAAACTACGGAAGGATTTACGAATAAAGCCAACTGCATTTTATTTTTGTTGGACGGAATATAATTGACGGTATTCGTGTAAATCCTTATGTACTGAGCCAAATCTGCGTATTCAGCAATTTCGAATTCATCTAATTGCTGAATTCCGTCGCCATTATAATCGGTCCATTTGTAAATTCCCTGTCCGTCGGTGACTTTGATATATTGAAATTCACGTTGCGCTTCCTGACCATTTCCTAATTCATAAAATGCCTGCAAACGCATTCCATTATTGAAGAGTTGTTGCTGATACGTCATATTTCCAACGATGAAATCCTGATTATAAGTTGCCATTAAATCATCCGTTTTCTCAAAGAATTTTCGATAATGGAGTAGGGCTGATAAAGTGGTTTTCTCTGTTTTAATGATCTGACTTTCCGCCATAAAACCAAGGATTTGATTTCTATTTTGCAAAGTATTATTTCTGACAGAATCATTATCACGCAAATACATTTTAGCCAAAAGTTTTGTTCGTAGAGAATCGCCAATTTTTTTCTGAACAAAAATTTCTTTCCAACGATAACTTGTGACATCGAGTACATCGGTTTGGTTGAAGTTTTTCAAATTTTGTTCCATGCCAGCGCCGATTGCCCAACTTCCTTTTTTACCCGCATATTCTGTAGCGACGGCAGTTCGTACAAAATTGGTGTTTTGAAAAGTTGACTTCGTATCGAGATAAGAAAAGTTTCCTTTCGTATTAAATTTCCCTTTAATCCAACCAAAATCCAAATCGTTTTTTATCCCTTTATAAGAATCTTTTTCGTCCAAGTAATTGATTTGATAATTTAGGAAAGAAGTGTTTTTCCATTGGTTTAAAAAACTAAAAATTAGTCGGTTTTGTGTAATTTGATTAAACTCTTGAGCCAGGTTAAAATCCCTTGAAAATTCAACATCATTGATTTTATCAAGAATATGGAACTGCGAACTGATATGTTGATATTCAAAACTTGGCGTCCCTTTCCAGTTGTTTTTAGTAAACGTTTTGTTCCCGAAAACGCGTCCGGCGTAACCGATATTTTGGTTGGCATCTTTGGAGGAGAAAAGATTGATATCGTAATTACTCAAAGAAATGTCTGCTCCGATTTTTCCTTCTTTTAAAAGTACTTCTGCATTGGTAGAAAAAACCTGTGCTTTTTGGGGCGAAGGTAATTTACGAACGGCTTTGTAATTTCCGACATTTGGACCAACATATTCGAAAACACGTCCGTTATTCGTGGTTTGCTTTAAACGGTAATCGCCTAAATTGTCGCCAAAATAAGTAAAGGCAACCTGATATAAAGTTTGGGTTTGATCATTAGAGAATTCGTAGTAATTTCCGTTTTGATTTTGAACGAGTTGATAGAGGATTTTATTCACATCATATTCCGCAACATTTCCTGACGGAGCGTACATTAAATCAGGATTGTTTCCGGCGTTGGCTAAAATTTGCTCATCTTCTTTGGATAGATTTAAAGAAAGTGGAGCGTTTTTATTATCATTTTCCATAAACCAATTGAACCCAATTTTCACTTTCTCTCTTTCATGTTCAACGCCACCAGTTACTAAGAATCGCGTGTAATTTCGATTGGTATAATTATAAGAAATGGTAATAAAATTCTGTTTAAAAATCGGTCGGAAACTGGTAAAGGTAATCTCGCCTGTATTATAATTAATCACATAATCCTGACTCTCGCCACGTTTCATTAAAATACCATCGATAAAAACCTGTTCAGACCCGGAAATAATGGTAATGAACTGTTCGCGATTTTTCCCGTTTAAACGGTAAGGACCTTGATTTCCTTCTACACCTTGAAAACGAACTCGGTAAAATTCACTTCTTGCAACGCCGGCTGAAATATTGGCAAAGGTTTTATTTTCATTCCCAAATTTCGTCTGATATTCTAAACCCATACTTCGTCTTTGAAAACGACCGAAATAGGTTTTCTCATCCACCAAATCCAAATGACCGGCACGCAGAATCGAGTTGTCTTTTATATTGAGTTGAAGATAAATTTTGTCGAATTCCTCTAGAGTTTGCGTATAACCATCTGCTTGAATCGGTAGATTATGATCGGAAATCGAAGCCAGAATTGAAACATCGTTCGAGAGTTTTCCTGTAATCTGCAAATCCATCGAACTCTGTACACTTTGTCCCTGATTATTTCCAAAAGTGATTCCTCTGATAATTGAACCTTTAGAATTTAAATCTCCTAAAATTTGGGAACGAGGATTTTTAACCAAAACTCCTTCATCAATAATCGTTTTATTCGGCATTCTGATAAAATCCAAAGTATCTTTAGAGAAAACATCTCGCTCTATTTTCGCCGTTAGAATCGAATCTTTCTTTATAGAGTCTTTTGAAATATTAGGATTTTGCCAAGTGAAAATCTGAGCATTAAATAGACTTAATGCTGAAAGTAAGATGGATAAGAACAGTGTTTTTTTAATCAAAACGTTTTAGAAACAATGGTGTAAAAGTAACGAAAAAGTCTTTTTAAAATTGTTGTTGCATATTTAACAATTAATTCATGTTGAGATTAGGGAATTGGCAAAAAAGTTTCTATTTTTGTGGCATAAATTATTAATTATTTAAATTTTCAAACATGAAAAAATTCTATTCTTTATTCGCAGCTGTAATTTTGGCTGCAAGTGTTAATGCACAAACTACAACTACTGTTTTCAGTGCAGATTTTGATGATGTAGTTGGTACTGGAGGTAACGATGGTTCATGGAGTGGTACAGTTGCCGGTTCAGCAGCGACTGCAACTGGTGGATTTGTATATGATAATATGTACAAAGGTGATAAATGTCTTAAAGGAGGTACGAGTAGTAAAGCGGGTTCACTAACGACTCCTGTATTAGCTAATTTGTCTGGTGTTGCAACTCTAACTTTCCGAGCAGGAGCTTGGGTTGGCAGTAGTGAAAAATTAACCTTAAATGTTTCGATTATTGGTGGAGGATCTTTAGATATAACTTCAGTTACTTTAGTTAAAGGTGAATTTAGTACTTACACGGTTGAAATTACTGGAGGTACTTCATCTAGTAAATTGGTATTTGCGGCAGCAGTTGCATCAAATAATAGATTCTTCATTGATGAGATTTTAGTTACAGCACCAACTCAAGCAGTAGTTGATGTAAACGCAACTAAAGTAAACTTGGTTAAAAATACAGTTGTCGGAAATACATTGATGTTTGCTGGAAAAGCAGACGTTCAAATCTTAAACATGAATGGTCAAGTTGTAAAAACTGCATCTGTTAATGAAAATACGTCATTAGACGTTGCAACTTTAGCAAAAGGAATGTATGTTGTAACTGCAATCGTAAATGGAAAAGCTGTTACTGAGAAAATTATTAAAAAATAATTTTTATAAATAAACTAAAAGAAGGTTATTAGAAATGGTAATCTTCTTTTAAAACATGATTTATATTTCGTTACTTTTTTGTTGAAAAACAATTTCGTAAATTTGCTTTACTAAAAAAAATCATAAACAATTAAATTTCAATACAATGAAAAAAATCTTTACAATTTTAGCGATTTCAGCTTTAGCTATTACAGCACAAGCTCAAACAACTTTTAACTACATTTTAAACAACCAAGGTTTTGCAAACGCACAAGCAATTACCACTGGTGATATTGTAGCAGGAAAAATTACTTACGAAGCATTGAAAAATGGAGCAAGTAATGCACCTTCTTTTTACACTGCAGGTGGAGGAACTTTAAGAATGTACTCAGAAAATGCAACTGGAAATGGTAACTCTTTTTCTGTAAAAGCAGTAGGTACTGCAAAAATTACTTCTGTAAAAATCAAAACTTCTGGATTAGTGGGTACTGATAATTATGCTCCATCAACTGCAATTGTTAGTGTAGATGGTGTTGTTGTACCAACGGTATATGATCCAGCTGATTTGACTGGTACTTATTTGATTACTGCAGCTACGCCAGCATCTACTATTACTATTAAAAATGGTCAGACAGGAACTTCGGCACAAATTAGAATTTTATCAGTTGAAGTTACTTATAATCCTAATCTTGCAGTTGGTGATGTTAAAGCAACTAAAGCAAACTTAGTTAAAAATACGGTTGTTACTAATGAAATTATCTTCGGAGAAGCTTCTAAAGTATCTGTATTTAACATGAATGGTCAAGTAGTAAAAACTGCTGATGCAACTGAAAACTCTAGACTTAACGTTTC is a window from the Kaistella flava (ex Peng et al. 2021) genome containing:
- a CDS encoding T9SS type A sorting domain-containing protein, which translates into the protein MKKIFTILAISALAITAQAQTTFNYILNNQGFANAQAITTGDIVAGKITYEALKNGASNAPSFYTAGGGTLRMYSENATGNGNSFSVKAVGTAKITSVKIKTSGLVGTDNYAPSTAIVSVDGVVVPTVYDPADLTGTYLITAATPASTITIKNGQTGTSAQIRILSVEVTYNPNLAVGDVKATKANLVKNTVVTNEIIFGEASKVSVFNMNGQVVKTADATENSRLNVSELPKGMYLVSGTVNGKAVSQKIIKK
- a CDS encoding T9SS type A sorting domain-containing protein produces the protein MKKFYSLFAAVILAASVNAQTTTTVFSADFDDVVGTGGNDGSWSGTVAGSAATATGGFVYDNMYKGDKCLKGGTSSKAGSLTTPVLANLSGVATLTFRAGAWVGSSEKLTLNVSIIGGGSLDITSVTLVKGEFSTYTVEITGGTSSSKLVFAAAVASNNRFFIDEILVTAPTQAVVDVNATKVNLVKNTVVGNTLMFAGKADVQILNMNGQVVKTASVNENTSLDVATLAKGMYVVTAIVNGKAVTEKIIKK
- a CDS encoding exo-beta-N-acetylmuramidase NamZ domain-containing protein; the protein is MILSLKNKDLLLIVLIYFGFCQMSFAQNLDTNCFKTGADRPELYLPLLKNKTIGIVTNQTGLMKDKTFLVDFLVKNNIKIQSIFAPEHGFRGDADAGEHVKNGVDTKTGIPIVSLYGSNKKPKAEQLKGIDIVLFDIQDVGVRFYTYISTLTYVMEAAAENNIEVIVLDRPNPQDGYIDGPVLKNQWKSFVGMHNIPVVYGLTIGEYGKMVNGEKWLDNGIQTKYTLIPMQGYHKKQRYEMSDKPSPNLPNDKSINLYPSLCFFEGTQVSVGRGTSFPFQIYGSPWTKDLPYQFTPKPSAGAKDPFLNGKLCYGENLSEYPEDLRALNLDWILKAYKDYKNPQQDFFLKNLFFDKLAGTDELRKQIIAGKSAAEIKDSWKSDLENFQKIRAKYVMYED
- a CDS encoding ABC transporter permease, translating into MNFPVYFSKKIAFSKDNKNNLSRVIVFIGRLSVALGVIVSLITVSTGVGSKKAIKERMADFSGHISVKSKQSNNSYNSSILSNDGLQLDKIKALPDVASTQKYIAVSGILRNEHNFAGIIFKGVGKDFDSARFRKFLVAGHVPVLTEDGFNNGIVISQKIATDLHLGIKDSIVAIFSKENQSPLYRKFEVVGIYKTDIKLIDDVFIIGGINHARKIQGMKDSEIGGIDIFLKNINDIDEDAPKIDELVGYKNYTVKATDEYPQIMDFIAIFDTNIALIITIMLVVVIINIIMVLLILIIERTNSIGMLKTLGATNGQIRAIFINYTLLIMIPGLIVGNLIGLGFLFIQKYFGIITLNPENYYLSVVPVEINIFHILLISVGILIVSGISLVLPSYLISKISPVKAIKYN